GTGTCGACGTACGCGCTGTTCGGGCTCGGTGAGGCGATGTTGTCGCCGACGATCGCGCCGCTGGTCGCCGATCTGGCGCCGGAGGGCATGGCCGGGCAGTACAACTCGGCGTTCGCGCTGGTCAAGCAGCTGGCGTTGGCCGTCGGGCCGGCGGTGGGCGGGCCACTGGGGGCCTCGCTGCACGCGCCGTACATCGTGACCTTCCTGCTGTTCTCGCTGGGGATCACGGTGCTGGCGCTGCGGCTGGGGCGGCGGCTCACGGATGTGCAGGACCGGCCGTGGCTGCGCACCAGCCGTGTGATTGCCCGGGGTGAGGCGCCTGCGGAGTCCCTGGCCGCATAGTTGTCAGGCACCCGATGCCGGGCCTGGGCACCTTTCGGGCGCTGCTGGCTGGGAGGTGCCGCTGCGCCCACCCGTGCCGCCTGGGGGTCCCCCAGGCCCTCAAGGCACTGGGGGAGGCACGACTGCCCGCAGCTACGGCGCGAATGCGGATGCGGCGGATGCACCCCCTAGGGGCGCGGGGAACTGCGCGACCAGGCCACCACATACCCGCACCCGGCAACGGCCAGAACCCCCACGGCGCCTACCCCTTCGGCAAAACGAACTCGCACCACACCGCCTTCCCCCCGCCCGGTGTTCTCCGTGACCCCCAGTTGGAGGCGATGGTCGCCACGATGGCGATGCCTCGGCCCGACTCGTCGCCCGGTTCCGCACGGCGTCGGCGTGGGAGGTGGTCGTCGCCGTCGGTGACCTCGATGATCAGGCGGCGGTCGGTGCGGCGGAGCCGGAGACGCATGGGTGGCGTGCCGTGCTGGAGAGAATTGGCGACCAGCTCGCTCGCGGCCAGGACGCCGAGGTCGTGCAGTTCGGCCGGAAAGCGCCAGCTCGTCAGCACGCCGGAGGCGAAGGCGCGGGCGCGTGGTGCCGCTTCCACGCCGCCGAGGAGTTCCAGGGCCGCGTTGCGGAAGAGGTCGCCGTCGGGGCCCGTACGGGACGGGTGCTGGAGGACGAGGACGGCCACGTCGTCGTCGTGGTCGGCGGTGACGCCGGCCGAGCGGACCAGGCGGTCGCAGATCACCTGGGGGGTGCCCGTGGCGCCCGCGAGGGCGCCTGAGAGCGCCGCGATGCCCTCGTCCAGGTCCTCGTCGCGGCGTTCGACCAAGCCGTCCGTGTAGAGGACGGCCGTGGCGCCGGGGCCGAGGGCGATGGAGCCGGAGGTGTACATCCAGCCGCCGGTGCCGAGCGGCGGGCCGGTGGGTTCGTCGGCGCGCGAGACGGTGCCGCTCTCGTCGCGGACCAGGATGGGCAAATGCCCCGCGGAGGCGTACACCAGTCGGCCCTCGTTGGGGTCGTGGACCGCGTAGACGCAGGTGGCGATCTGGTTGGCGTCGATCTCGGTGGCCAGGCCGTCCAGCAGCTGGAGGACCTCGTGCGGGGGAAGGTCCAGGCGGGCGTACGCCCGGACGGCCGTCCGCAGTTGACCCATCACCGCTGCCGCGCGGACCCCGCGGCCCATCACGTCGCCGATGACCAGGGCCGTACGGCCGCCGCCGAGAGTGATCACGTCGTACCAGTCGCCGCCGACCGCCGCTTCCGTGCCGCCTGGCTGGTAGGTGGCGGCGATGCGCAGGTCGTCGGGTTGTTCCAGCTCCTGGGGGAGCAGGGAGCGCTGGAGGGTCACCGCGGTCTCGCGCTGGCGGCGCTCGCTGGCGCGCAGCCGTTCAGCGGCCTCGGCGTGATCGGTGACGTCGGTGGCGAAGACGAGTACGCCGGCGTCGCGGTCGCCGTCCTCGGCGACGGGCGTGCAGGTGAAGGTGTAGGAGCGGCCGTCGACGGCCTTGCGGGACTTGAGGGTGCGGGGCTTGCCGCTGCGCAGCACCTGGTCGAGGAGCGGGAGCAGGCCCAGTTCGGCGAGTTCGGGCAGTGCGTCGCGGGCGGGGGCGCCCGGGGGGCGTTCGCCGAAGGCCGTCGTATAGGCGTCGTTGACGTAGGCGAGGTGGTGGTCGGGGCCGTGGACCAGGGCGACGAGGGCCGGGACGCGGTCGAGGACGTCGCGCGCGGGCAGTTCGTCCACGGCGGGCACCGGGGGTGCGTCGCCGGCCGGCTGTCCGGCGCGGGCCGCGGGCACGGAGCCTTCCCCCCGCCGGTCCGGGGAGACCGGGGTCTCGGTCCGCGCGGCGGCGCGGCGCTGTGTTCCGGGGAGCCGGGCGCTCCAGCGCGTGAAGTTCACTTGGGAAGAAGCCTCGTGGGTGCTGAGGGCGGGTGGGTGGCCCGTCCGCGGACGTGGGGCAGTCTGGCAGGGGGCACGCCGCGGCGACATCCGTCAGACGCCTGGGCGAGCCGGGGAGTTCCTGGGTCCGGTCAGGACGACCCCTTCGGGTCGTCCGAGGGGCTGTGAGGAGGCTTTCCACCGGCCGCGAGTTCGAACTCCGCTCGCGGATGTTCGAGTGAACCGAGCGAGACGATCTCCCGTTTGAAGAGCCCGGCGAGGGTCCATTCCGCCAGGACCCGGGCCTTGCGGTTGACGGTGGGCACCCTGCTGAGGTGGTAGACGCGGTGCATGAACCAGGCAGGGTAGCCCTTCAGCTTGCGCCCGTAGACGTGGGCGACGCCCTTGTGCAGGCCGAGGGATGCGACCGAACCGACGTACCTGTGGGCGTACGTCTCCAGCGGTTCGCCACGCAGCGCGTGGGCGATGTTGTCGCCGAGGGTGCGGGCCTGGCGGACGGCGTGCTGGGCGTTGGGCGCGGTCTCGGTGCCGGGCTCGGCGGCGGTGACGTCGGGTACGGCCGCCGCGTCTCCGGCCCCCCAGGCGTGCTCGGCGCCGTCGACGGTCAGCTGGGCGGTGCACTTCAGCCGGCCGCGTTCGGTGAGCGGCAGGTCGGTGGCGGCGAGCAGGGGGTGCGGTTTGACGCCGGCGGTCCACACGACCGTACGGGTCGGGAAGCGCTGGCCGTCGCTGAGGACGGCGACGCGGCCGGCGCAGGAGTTCAGGCGGGTGTCGAGGAGGACCTGGATGTTGCGGCGGCGCAGCTCGGTGACGGTGTAGCGGCCCATCTCCGCGCCGACCTCGGGGAGGATGCGGTCGGACGCCTCCACGAGGATCCATTTCATGTCCTCGGGGCGGACATTGTGGTAGTAGCGCGCGGTGTAGCGGGCCATGTCCTCCAGTTCGGCGAGCGCCTCCACGCCCGCGTAGCCGCCACCGACGAAGACGAAGGTGAGGGCGGCGTCGCGGATCGCGGGGTCGCGGGTGGAGGAGGCGATGTCCATCTGCTCGATGACGTGGTTGCGCAGGCCGATGGCCTCTTCGACGGTCTTGAAGCCGATCCCGTACTCGGCGAGGCCCGGGATGGGCAGCGTGCGGGAGATCGAGCCAGGGGCGAGCACCAGCTCGTCGTAGCCGAGGAGTTCGGCCGCTCTGCCCTCCTCGGCGGTGGCGAGCGTGGCGACCGCGGCGGTGCGCACCGCGTGGTCGATGGCGGTGACCTCGCCGATGACGACATGGCACTGGTGCAGGATGCGGCGCAGCGGTACGACGACATGACGAGGGGAAATGGAACCGGCGGCCGCTTCGGGAAGGAACGGCTGGTACGTCATGTAGGGGTCGGGGGTGACGACCGTGATCTCGATCTCACCCCGCTTGAGCTCGCCCTTCAGCTTCCGCTGCAGACGCAGGGCCGTGTACATCCCGACGTAGCCGCCGCCGACAACCAGAATGCGCGCACGTTCCTTCACCATCCCATGACGCACCCGGCGCAGTTGTTTGTCCACAGCCCCGGCAATTTGTGTGACTGACGGCCGGGTGTGCGTGAGGTCGGCCGCGCTGTCGGGGTGGGACGAAAGGGGGCAGGTCAGCGGGGGCGGGCGAGGGGGCGCGAAGGTGAGGAAACGGGACGTACGAGACCCGTACTCCGATCGGGGGGCGCACTGTGCGGAACCTGCCCCTTCTGAATTGACTTCCTCTCAACTATGTTCGTGTGTCGACGGGGTGTAGGGAATGTGGTCGAACGGGTATCGCGACGGGCGGACCCGGTCGAGACCGATGCCAGTTCCACGCACTCCCGATTCAGTGGCGGGGAGTCTCCGGGGGGAGACGTCATTACCGGGGGAAGACATGCATGTTCAGGACACACATTGGTCATCCGCAGCCGCCATCGCGCCCGGTGGCGGGGCGATGAGCCCGGCGGTGGGCAACGGACGCGCGGACGCGGCGCGGACGACACCGCTGCGGGTCGACGCACAGCGCAATCTGGAGCACGTGCTGCGTGCGGCGCGTGAGGTCTTCGGCGAGCTGGGGTACGGCGCGCCGATGGAGGACGTGGCGCGGCGCGCCCGGGTCGGGGTAGGCACGGTGTACCGGCGCTTTCCCAGCAAGGACGTGCTGGTCCGGCGGATAGCCGAGGAGGAGACGGCGCGGCTGACCGAGCAGGCGCGGGCCGCGCTCGGGCAGGAGGACGAGCCGTGGTCGGCGCTGTCGCGGTTCCTGCGCACGTCGGTGGCGTCGGGGGCGGGGCGGTTGCTGCCGCCGCAGGTGCTGGTCGGTTCCACCGGGTCGGCCGGGTCTGGTGCTTCGGCGGGGTCCGCTGATGAGGCTCGGGTGCCTCAGCAGCGGGTGCAGCCGGGGAGTGGTGAGCTTCGGCTGGTGCCTGGAGAGTCCGGTGGAGCCACCGATGACAGCGGGGCCGGGGAGTTGCTCGATGTGGTCGGGCGGCTGGTGGAGCGGGCTCGGACGGCCGGAGAACTGCGGGCGGACGTGTCCGTGGGGGATGTGCTGCTGGTGATCGCCACGGCGGCGCCGTCCCTGCCGGATGCGGCACAGCAGGCCGCCGCGAGTGCGCGGTTGCTGGACATTCTGCTGGAGGGGCTTCGGTCTCGGCCGGCGTAGGGGCTTGAGCGTCGGTTCGGGGTGGGTGGGCGCGTAGTCGTCGGGCTGCGGGTCGTCCGTGGCTGAGCGCGCAGCTCCCCGCGCCCCTTGGGGGGTTGCCGTGCCACCTGCCCCATCGGCGCCCATCGCTTCGGCGCCCATCGCTGAAGACCCTGGTGGGGCCCCTCTTTGCGGTTCGCTCGTTCGGGTCGTGGTCGAAAGCCTGTGGTGACAGCGGCCCTCGGATGAGTGGATGCCGTGAACGAGGGGCCCTTGAACAAAAGACAATGTGGCACCCTGAGCCGGTAAGGGTTGGGCTGGGCCGGTGTCAGGGGCTTTCCGCGATGGGCGTTGACGGGTGGGACGATTCACGCGGTGACGACGCGGGCGCGGAGGCTGTTCCCGGGCCGAACCCTCCCCAGGTGCCGAATCAGGGCGGTCGTCCGGCTTCGTCCGGTGGGCGGAACTACGCGAGCGTACCGGCCCAGCGTGAGAGCAGTGTGCTGCCGCCGCCCAGGGAGCGGCCGTCCGACGACGGCGCGCTGATCGAGCGGATGCGCGCCGGCGACGACTCCGCGTACGAGGAGCTCTACCGGCGGCACGCGGACGCCGTACGGCGGTACGCCCGCACCTGCTGCCGGGACGGGCACACCGCCGACGACCTCACCGCCGAGGTCTTCGCCCGGATGCTGCAGGCGGTGCGCGGGGGATCCGGGCCCAAGCACGCCGTACGCGCCTATCTGCTGACCTCCGTGCGGCGCGTCGCCGCGCACTGGACCAGGTCGGCGCGGCGTGAGCAGCTCGTCGACGACTTCGCCGGGTTCGCCCAGCAGGCCGCCCGCGGCTCGGAGGCCGCCGACGACGACACGTTGGACCTCGGTGCCGATGTGCGCGCGATGCACGAGGCCGAGCAGTCCATGGCCATGCAGGCCTTCCGCTCGCTGCCCGAACGCTGGCAGGCCGTGCTGTGGCACACCGAGGTGGAGGACGAGTCCCCGAGCGATGTGGCCGTGCTGTTCGGGCTGGACGCCAACGGCACCCGGGTCCTCGCCAGCCGCGCGCGCGAGGGCCTGAAGCAGGCCTATCTCCAGGCCCACGTGAGCGCCTCCCTCGCCGGTGACGAGGAGTGCGCCCGCTACGCCGACCAGCTCGGCACCTACGCCCGCCGCAAACTGCGCATCCGCGCCGAGCGGGGCCTGCGCAAGCACCTGGAGGAGTGCGCCAAGTGCCGGCTGGCGGCCGCGCAGATCGAAGAGGTCGCCGGCGGTATCCCCGGTGTCGTCCCGGTCGCGGTCATCGGCTGGTTCGGGGCCGCCGGGTACGCCAAGGCGCTCGGGATCGTCGCCGGCAGCGCCGGGGTCGGAGCCGCGGGTGCCGCCGCCGCGGCCACCGGGTCGTCCGGGAGCGCCGGCGGCGCGGGCGGGGCCGCGGCCTCGGAGGGGCTCGGGGCGCCGGTGAAGGCGGGGATCGCAGCCGGTGTGGTCGCGGTGGCCGCCGCCGCGGTGGCCCTGGCTCTGGTGAACGACAGCCATGCACCGGCGAAGGAGGCGGCCAAGCCGGCGCCGTCCTCGCCGGTCGTACAGCCTCCGGCGCCGCAGCCGGCCCCGCCGAAGAAGAAGCCCGGGCCGAAACCAGTGGTGGTCGCCCCGGAGCCGACACCCACGCCGACGCCGACGCCCACGCCGAAACCCACCCCCAGGCCGACGCCCACGCCCAGGCCGACGCCCACCCCGACCCCCACACCGAAGCCGCCCCCGACACCCACTCCGCCGCCCACCACCGTCTACGAGGTGAGCGACCTCGGCTACGACATCACCGGCGACGGCACCCGGCCCGAGATCCAGCTCGGCGAGAGCAGCTGGGTGTGGCAGCGCTACGGCATGTCGATCGGCGGCAAGCAGTACGCGCGCGGGGTGACCGTGCACGGCGACTCCTCCGTGACCGTCGCCCTCAACCGGCAGTGCACCGCCTACGACGCACTGGCCGGTGTGGACGACATGACGCTCGGCCTCGGCAAGGTGTCCTTCTCCGTCTACGCCGACGGGGTCCGGCTGTGGCACTCCGGAACGGTCAAGGGAAACGACCCTGCCGTGCCCGTCCATGTGAACCTCACCGGGCGCAAGACCGTACGGCTCGTCGTCCAGCCGCACGGCGACCTCCTCGACCGGGCGGCACTCGCGGACTGGGCGGAGTCCCGGCTCACCTGCCGGTAAGGCAGGGAGACCGGTAGGCAGGCAGCCGGCAGATCGGCGTAGCTAACCGCGTTCGGCCGCCGTCGCCGACGTGGCGTCCAGTTCCCGTAGTACGTCGGTCACGTCGAGGGACGCGCCCCGGGCGCGCTCGGCCGCGTACCGCTCGGCCGACAGGGCCACGCGCGCGCCGGCCCGCACCCGGAGTGCCTCGCTGCGCTCCGGCTCGGGGCGGAGGTTGCCGTCGCGCCAGTGGTCCGCGGCGGCGAACAGCCGTACCGCACCGGCCAGATCGCCGCGCCGGGCCTGCAGACCGGCCGCGATGTCGGCCAGCCCCGCCGTGATCGACTCCGCGCACCGCTGGGCCACGGCCTCGCGCAGCGCTCCGGCGACGATCGCCAGCCCGTGCGCGGGGCCCGACTCGGCGGCGACGAGAAGCGCCTCGACGCTGCGCAGGGCCGCCACGAACTGCGGCGGCGGGGTGCCCCCGTGCGTCACCGAGCAAGTCGCCTCGTACAGCTCGCGGGCAGCCGCGTGCTCCCCGTCGTGAAAGGCGATGTGGGCGCGCAGCAGCAGCACGAAGGCGCGCGACTCCGGCACGGCGTACCGGTCGGCGGCCGCTCCCGCCTCGTCCAGGGCGGCCAGCGCGGTCCTCGGGTCGCCGGAACGGTAGGCGATCTCGGCGAGCCGGGCCATCAGGAACGGCGATTCGGCGTAGGCACCCACCTCGTAGGCGAGGCGCAGCGCCTCCTCGTACTCACCGCGTGCCTCGCCGAACCTGCCGCGCGCCATGGCCGCCTCGCCGGCCGCGCTGCACACCTGGGCCCACATCCAGCGGTCCCCGACGCGCCGGCTGAGCGTCCGCAGCTCGGCGAGATCCTCGTCCACGCCTCGCAGGTTGCCCGGGGAGTCGACGATCGTATGCGTGCGGTACATCAGGGAGACGCCGACCTCCCAATCACCGCCGTACGCACGGCAGTTGGCGACGGCCGCGGCCATGTCGGGGCCGAGGTCCCCCGTGCCGCCCAGGTAGTAGGCGGTCAGCGGCCAGACGATGCCCGGGAGCCGGGCGGCCCGCGGACCGCCGTGCTCGAAGGCGGCCCGCACGCGCGCGAGGTACTCCGGGGCCCGCGGGTCGGCCGCGAGGTGCTCGGTGGCCGACTCGGAGGTCAGGAACAGGTCGAGCATCCGCAGGTCCATCCGCAGCTCCCGCAGCGGATGCCCGGCCTCGCCGTCGGGTACGGCGAGAAGGGCGCCCACCGGGTCGGCCGACTCCACCAGCTTCATCAGACCGCCACCGGGAGCCGGGCCCTCCGAGGTCGCCGGGGTGTCCTGGGTATCCAGGGTGTCCAGGGTGTCCAGGGCCACGCCCAGCCGCAGGACCAGCCGGACCCAGGACACCGCCTCCTGGCGGTGGTTGCGCAGCCACCAGAACCAGCCGATGGCCAGGACGATCGCACCCGCCTCCGGCTCGTCGCCCGCGCGCACGGAGCGGTCCAGGGCCGCCCGGATGTTGTCCAGTTCGGTCTCCAGACGGGAGATCCAGGGCAGCTGGTCCGCCGACCGCAGGCGCGGCTCGGCCTCCTCGACCAGCGCCCGCACCCACGCGCGGTGCCGTCGCTCGGCGTCGGCGCGCAGTCCGGGAACCTCGGCGGCACGCTCGGTGGCGTACTCGTGGATGGTCTCCAGCATGCGGTAGCGCATGCTGGAGCCGGAGGCGTCCGGAGCGGCGACGACGAGGGACTTGTCGACCAGGGCGCCGATCAGGTCGGCCGCCGGGCCGGTGCACACGGCCTCGGCCGCCGCGAGGTCCCAGCCGCCGGCGAACACCGACACCTCGCGCAGCACCGTGCGCTCCCGCTCGTCCAGCAGGTCCCAGGACCAGTCGACGACCGCGCGCAGGGTCTGCTGGCGGGGCAGGACCGTGCGGCTTCCGGAGGTGAGCAGGCGGAAGCGGTCGTCGAGCCGGTCGGCGATCTGCCGTGGGGTCAGCAGCCTGAGCCGGGCGGCGGCCAGCTCGATGGCCAGCGGCAGCCCGTCCAGCCGGCGGCAGATCTCCGCCACGGCCTCGGTGTCGGCGAGCACCGCGCCGGCGTCGGGACGGACGGCCTTCGCGCGCTCGGCGAACAGTCGGTGCGCCTGCTCGGGGACGAGGGGCTCGACCGGGCGCACCGACTCACCGGGGACGCCCAGGGGTTCACGGCTGGTCGCGAGGATCGTGAGCCCCGGGCAGTGGGTGAGGAGGGTCTCGGCGAGGGCGGCGGCCGCGCCGATGACGTGTTCGCAGTTGTCAAGGATCAGGAGTTGGCTGCGCGGGGCGCAGTACTCGATCAGCAGGACGACGGGGTCGGCCTGCGGGGTCCCCAGCTCGTTCGTCAGCAGCACGGTCTCGCGCAGACCGAGCGCGCTGACCACCGCGCCGGGCACCGCCTCCGGCTGGTCGAGCGGGGCCAGCTCGACCAGCCATGCCTGGGGGAGCCCTGCGGCGGCCTCCTCGGCGAGACGGGTCTTTCCGGAGCCGCCCGGTCCGGTGAGGGTGACCAGGCGGGCCCTGTGCAAGTCGGAACGAATGGCTTCGAGTTCTGGTTCCCGCCCGACGAAGGACGTCAGGCGGGGGCGGAGATTGCCGGTGCGCTCGGGCGGTTGGACGGGGGCGGCCGGCTTCGGCGACTCCGGCTCTGCATCTGACGGTGAATCCGACTGTGGCTGTGCATCTGGCTTTGGCCGTGGCTGTGGTTGCTGCTGTGTGAGCAACGACGTGTGCAGGGCTTTGAGTTCCGGGCCCGGGTCGGTGCCGAGGGTGTCGGCGAGGGTGCGGCGGGCGGACTCGTACGCGGCGAGGGCGTCGGCGGGGCGGCCCGTGTCGTGCAGGGCGCGGATGAGCAGGGCGTGCAGGGTCTCGTCCAACGGGTGGGCCGCGGTCAGCTCCTTCAGCTCCGGTACGACGTCCGGGGCGCGGCCGAGGGCGAGGGCGGCGGCGGCACGGGCGCGGGTCGCCTCCCGGCGCAGGGCCTCCGGGCGGGTGGCAGCGGTGCGGTCGGGGAGGTCGGCGAGGGCGGGGCCGTGCCAGAGGGCGAGGGCCTCGGTGAGGGCGCGGTGGGCGGTGGCCGGGTCGCCTGTGGTGAGGGCCTTGGTGCCGGTGCGGACGAGCGCCTCGAAGACGTACAGGTCCACGTCGTCCTCGGTGGCCTCCAGGCGGTAACCGCCGGGGGTGGAGGCGATGGTGTGGTGGCCGAGGGTGCGGCGGAGGCGGCCGACCAGGGCCTGGAGGGCGGCGGGGGCGTCGTGGGGCGGGTCGTCGGCCCAGATCTCGTCGATCAGGGTTTCGGGGGTGGTGGTGCGGGAGGGGCGCAGGGCGAGGGCGGTGAGGAGTGTGCGCAGGCGTGGGCCGCCGATGGGTATGGGGGTGCCCTGGTCGTCCGCCGCTTGGGTCACGCCCAGGATTCTGTACCGCACCTGGTCATTGTCGCGGGGGGTGCGGTTCCGGGCACGGGGGTTTCGTGAGCGAGGCGTGATCGGTGCCCTGTGCCGCGGCGCGATGAAGGCGACGGCCCTGCGGCCCCCAGGGGCGCGGGGAACTGCGCGGCCGGCCACGGCGGACCCGCGGCGGCCTACGGGCGGGAGCCACCCCGGCGGGGGCCTGGGGGCGGCAGCCACCGGATGGGGAGGGACAGCGCCCTCAGCCGTCAAGCGCCGGAAGCCAGCGCTCCCCTTCTCGGCTGGATCCCGGAGGGCACCGCACGCGCGCGTGCCGGGGTTCCCGTCCAGCAGGTGCCCCGGCGGGAGAGGAGACGGTGGAGCCAGAGTTCGAGCGAGATGAGGTCGGCGAGGCCGTCCAGGGGGATGGGGTCGCCGGCGGCGCCCGCGCGCACGGCCTCGCGGATGACACGGGCCTCCACCAGGCCGGCGTCGGCCAGGAGGGGGGTGGCGAAGAGGTCGAGCAGGGGGTCGGCCGCCATGCGCAGGCCCGCGCGCGCGGCCGCCGCCGAGGAGGCGTGGGAGGGGGCGCCCCAGCCGGACGGGAGGTCGGCGACGCCGGCGCCCTCCAGGACCGTACGGAGGATGGCGGCGCGGGCGCCGGGCTGGACGCGCAGGGCCTCCGGGAGGGCGCGGCAGGCGCGGACGACCTGGTTGTCGAGGAACGGCGCGTGCAGGCGCTGGGAGCGGATCTCGGCGGCCTGTTCCAGGACGCGCAGGTCGGCGGCGTGGCGGGCGAGGGCGGCACGCGCGCGATAGTCGCCGGGACGCTGCACTCCGGTCGCGGAACGGTCTGCCTCCGACTGGAGCAGAACCGATACTTCAGCCAGCGCCTCCCCGGTCAGCCAGCGCGCCGCAGGCCCCGGTCTGGCCCAGGTCAGCGCGGCGAGGGACGCGCCGACCGCTCCCTTGGGCTCGTCGAAGCGGCGCCGCATCAGCCGCTCGGCCAGCACTTCCAGGCCGGCCCGGTAGGGCGTGCGGGCGAGCCGGCGGGCGGCGCCGTACACGCGCGCGGTGACCATCACCGAGCCGTCGGCCTTGGCGAGCGCGGCGACCGGGCGGACCAGATGGCGCCGTTTGCGGTCCATGAGGAGGTCGGCGAGACGGGCGGGGTGGGCGTCCAGGACCTGGCGGGCGCCGTGGCCGGTGAAGTGGTCGGCGCTGCCGGCGGCGAGCCGGGCGCGGTGCCGGGCGGCCGTGACCAGGGAGGGTCCGGGTTCGTCGGTGAGGGGGCCGTCGAGGTCGGCGTACGGCAGGGTCTCCTCGGCGCCGGTGACCACCACGTGGTGCAGGCGCGGGTTGGCGGCCAGGGCTCCGGCGCGTTCGACCTCGGCCTCGCGGCCGCCTACGGCCAGGTCGTTGAAGGTGACGGCCAGGAGGCGCTCGCCCGCGCCCGTGCCGTGGCCCAGCAGCGTGCCGGGTCTGCCCGGCAGCCCGGCGGCCAGCAGCGCGAGGGTTCCGGAGGCGGGGCCGCCGGAGAGGTCGGCGCCGATGCCGGGCACGGGCATGCCGCGCCGGGCCCGCCGCTCGGCCGGGCCCATGCCGGGCACCGGGCCGGGGTCGAGGTCGGGCACGTGGCGCGGCGCGGACAGGCGGGTGCGGACCGCCTCCACCAGGGCGTCGCGTACGGCGTCCACGGCGTGGTCGGGGTCGGCCGGGGGCGCGGCCACGGCGAGGGAGGCGACCGGCTCGTACCCGGCGATCTCGCGCGCCCCGGCGCGCAGCACGAGTGCGTGCCCCGGCGGAACGCGCCGTACGCCCTCGTACGGGGTGGTGTCGCGCAGCGCGGCCGGTACGTCCGGGGCGGCGAGCAGGGCGGCCAGGTGGCCGAAGTCGAGGTTGGCCTCGATGAGGTCGGCGAGGGGGAGCGCGGCGGTGGCGTAGGCCGTGCCGCCGGCCCAGGGGGTGTGGAACACCGGGCGGGCGCCGGCGAGATCACCGCAGACGGTGATGCGGCGGCCGACCTGTACGACGGCCGTGTAGCTGCCCGGCCAGGTGGTCAGATGGCGCAGTGCGCCCCCGCGCGCGGTGAACAGGCCGCGCCGCAGTTCCTCGTCGGAGGCGCCGCAGATGCCGAGGACGGCGATGCGGTTCTCCGCGTCGGCCCGGATCACGCGCACCTCGTCCGGGCGCCAGTCGCCGACGGCCCACAGCGGATCCGGGTCGCCCCACAGGAGTTGGGAGCCGACCGGGTGCAAGGTCTCACCGTCGTAGCCAGTGGCGCCCGCGGAACCGATCCCGGCGACGCCCGCGGCGGTGCTGCTCCAACCCACCAACCACCGCATCGACGCCTCCACAGGCTGTGGACAACAGTGCACCGTACGAACCGGATCCTCATGCTGCCATGAAAGACGCGGTCTGGAGGGGCGGCGGCACCGGCTTCGATCGAGGGAAACGCGCGGGCAACACCTGAGGACACCAAGGCAGGTCGACCGACGCGACACACACCCGCCGTCGACTGTTCACGATAAGTACGACGCGAATGCGCCCCCCGTGCGCTCCCCCAAAACGCCCTTCGCGCCCTCAAGTTGCATGGTGAGAGCGGGGATTCAACCCTGACGAGCGGGATCGATTTTCAGCCAAACATATGGAGAGGCCTGGGATTTGAGCACGCTCCGTACAGGCCTGCGGAGAGCGCGGCGACGCGGACACGCGCACAGTCCGGGAGGCGGGCATCGCCTCCCGGACCGGTCCGCCACCCGCGGGGATGAAGGTGGCGGTGTCCCCCAGCCCACTGGATCCAGTACAGCGGGCCGACCCACGCAAGACCCATGGAACCGCTCCCCCGATGGCCGGAGAAGAGCGCACGGACGGGCGCACGGCCACACGAGCGGGGGCACGCGGCGACAAGCCGTGCACGGTGCGTACAGGACCGCACTTCCGTACGGACCACAATCCCGCCATCCGGAACAATGCCCCTTAACGCTTGGGATGCGGCGAACTACGCTGGGTTTACGAATGCCGCATGGTTATGCCAGCGCGGCAGCCGTCTGTGTCGAGGGGTGGCGCATGTCCAGGGAGCAACGCGGGCCGAACGAAAAGCTCG
The genomic region above belongs to Streptomyces sp. CG1 and contains:
- a CDS encoding BTAD domain-containing putative transcriptional regulator, translating into MRYRILGVTQAADDQGTPIPIGGPRLRTLLTALALRPSRTTTPETLIDEIWADDPPHDAPAALQALVGRLRRTLGHHTIASTPGGYRLEATEDDVDLYVFEALVRTGTKALTTGDPATAHRALTEALALWHGPALADLPDRTAATRPEALRREATRARAAAALALGRAPDVVPELKELTAAHPLDETLHALLIRALHDTGRPADALAAYESARRTLADTLGTDPGPELKALHTSLLTQQQPQPRPKPDAQPQSDSPSDAEPESPKPAAPVQPPERTGNLRPRLTSFVGREPELEAIRSDLHRARLVTLTGPGGSGKTRLAEEAAAGLPQAWLVELAPLDQPEAVPGAVVSALGLRETVLLTNELGTPQADPVVLLIEYCAPRSQLLILDNCEHVIGAAAALAETLLTHCPGLTILATSREPLGVPGESVRPVEPLVPEQAHRLFAERAKAVRPDAGAVLADTEAVAEICRRLDGLPLAIELAAARLRLLTPRQIADRLDDRFRLLTSGSRTVLPRQQTLRAVVDWSWDLLDERERTVLREVSVFAGGWDLAAAEAVCTGPAADLIGALVDKSLVVAAPDASGSSMRYRMLETIHEYATERAAEVPGLRADAERRHRAWVRALVEEAEPRLRSADQLPWISRLETELDNIRAALDRSVRAGDEPEAGAIVLAIGWFWWLRNHRQEAVSWVRLVLRLGVALDTLDTLDTQDTPATSEGPAPGGGLMKLVESADPVGALLAVPDGEAGHPLRELRMDLRMLDLFLTSESATEHLAADPRAPEYLARVRAAFEHGGPRAARLPGIVWPLTAYYLGGTGDLGPDMAAAVANCRAYGGDWEVGVSLMYRTHTIVDSPGNLRGVDEDLAELRTLSRRVGDRWMWAQVCSAAGEAAMARGRFGEARGEYEEALRLAYEVGAYAESPFLMARLAEIAYRSGDPRTALAALDEAGAAADRYAVPESRAFVLLLRAHIAFHDGEHAAARELYEATCSVTHGGTPPPQFVAALRSVEALLVAAESGPAHGLAIVAGALREAVAQRCAESITAGLADIAAGLQARRGDLAGAVRLFAAADHWRDGNLRPEPERSEALRVRAGARVALSAERYAAERARGASLDVTDVLRELDATSATAAERG
- a CDS encoding asparagine synthase-related protein; the encoded protein is MRWLVGWSSTAAGVAGIGSAGATGYDGETLHPVGSQLLWGDPDPLWAVGDWRPDEVRVIRADAENRIAVLGICGASDEELRRGLFTARGGALRHLTTWPGSYTAVVQVGRRITVCGDLAGARPVFHTPWAGGTAYATAALPLADLIEANLDFGHLAALLAAPDVPAALRDTTPYEGVRRVPPGHALVLRAGAREIAGYEPVASLAVAAPPADPDHAVDAVRDALVEAVRTRLSAPRHVPDLDPGPVPGMGPAERRARRGMPVPGIGADLSGGPASGTLALLAAGLPGRPGTLLGHGTGAGERLLAVTFNDLAVGGREAEVERAGALAANPRLHHVVVTGAEETLPYADLDGPLTDEPGPSLVTAARHRARLAAGSADHFTGHGARQVLDAHPARLADLLMDRKRRHLVRPVAALAKADGSVMVTARVYGAARRLARTPYRAGLEVLAERLMRRRFDEPKGAVGASLAALTWARPGPAARWLTGEALAEVSVLLQSEADRSATGVQRPGDYRARAALARHAADLRVLEQAAEIRSQRLHAPFLDNQVVRACRALPEALRVQPGARAAILRTVLEGAGVADLPSGWGAPSHASSAAAARAGLRMAADPLLDLFATPLLADAGLVEARVIREAVRAGAAGDPIPLDGLADLISLELWLHRLLSRRGTCWTGTPARARAVPSGIQPRRGALASGA